The Daphnia pulex isolate KAP4 chromosome 7, ASM2113471v1 genome includes the window TTTGTCATAGCGACTGCacatcaggcttgttttattCAGtggtaataattttcttccGTTTCGTTGAGGATCTAGTTATCTTTTTTGtctcaattgaaagaaaaaaaacttgaaaaatccAAACTCTCAAATGAATTTGGGTGATTAGTAAAAAAACATCTAAAAGGATTTCCTCATTGCCCAACCAATATTGATTGCATTCATTTGCGTAAAAGCGCAAGTGTCACTGCCCTTGAGTTGTATGCTCATCTGCTAATTCAGTTGTCTTTCATTGTGGCGTGGCCCTGGCTGTCATTCTTGACAAAACTTGacgttttctcattttcgcTTTTGCATTTGTACGAAAAAGTCGTACGTGAAGAAGTAAACTGTCAACACCCGAGAGGTTTTGATGTTCCCTCTTGTTCTTGGTTGACATTTTCTTGGCGTATTACTTTTTAAACTTGAGTGAGGTACTCGTTTCAGTGATGAATTACTTTGAGTCGTTCCTAATAGACTCGATGGTTTATTGATATGTTGTTACCTTGGCAACATAACAGTACTATTGCATTTCGCAAAGAGGAGCTTACAAGCCCATATTAAATGGTCAAGGTCCGTGGGTCAAAGCAGTAATCCGTATTAGAGTCGGCCCAGAAATGGTCAAAAgcagtaaaataaaagttgtggCCGTTTCACCTTCTAACATTGTGACAAGCGACTACCTAACTAATGATTCGACagtattaaattttgattggtCTTTGAAGCCGATAACGACTTGGCTTCAAATTTTTGGCATTCAGCCACCGCTAATCTCCTCTGTTAACCGAAACAGTTGTTGCAATCGGTTTGTGGTACTCATTCCGATTGCAgtagttttctattttctgaaTGTTGGCTGCAATGGGTTTGCTCTAGGACAAATTAAATGGAATGCCACCAAGAAGAACTATAGTAGCAGTTCTACCAGGAACTGGAATTCAATCATTAACGAAATGAATTTTAGTTTACTGACTTTGGCGACACATTCCGCTCTTTTATTCTTCAGCTATTTCATGGCTTGGAAGGGTCTGACGGAAGTGCTCCGGCGATTGGAACAATGCCACCAATTTGACAGTGGCCATTATAAAAAATTCCGGAGAATCTGTACAGTTGGGTCTTGCTTCATGTTGATCGTAATCATTTATCTTTCGATTTCctaaattatttcttaaaattatttggaCTTGTATTTTATAGGAAATTGCCATTGAATTATTTGAGACACTTTATGGCCTTTTATCGTTCGACGCAAAGATATTACCAACCTTCCGTGTTATTTTATCCGGATTGAGGATGGTGTCACTCGTGTTCCCATTTCTTGGCACTATCCTGTTCTGTTGTCTGGGATGGATGGCTTCGATCATGTTACGAATCATGGCAGAGGAAATTGAATCGTCAATCATCAATCGCCCTGTTAATAACTCTAGATTGAATAATTGGGTCTTGATGTCTTTGGATGGATGGAGGCGCCGCTATTTCCTGATTGTCGAATTTGTGCAGCAAATCAACTGCCATTTcggttttattcttttggtcGTCACGGCATCAGAATTCGTTCGGATAACCAACACATCTTTCCAATTACTCGTTGAATTTCTAAATAACAGTTGGACATTGTCTAGCATGTCCACGATCTTGATTGCCTTTGACTTTATTAAAGAGACGGCCTGCTTCTGTATTTTGCTCTACGTACCTACTAAAATCCATGGAGAGGTAAATTGATGAAACTTATTGTTATGgtgaaaaacttgaaaaggtTATCAGTGGTTTTCCATATTAAGGCCAGTGACTTGGTCAAACGGTTGCGGATGATGGACTTTGACGATTACGGTCCCCGAACCCAGGTATTAGTGATAATTGGCATATTACACCATGTCAATTCGTATTAACGGGAATTTATTCACAGATGAAATTTCTAGTTGAAGAGATGACTCATTCGCTTCCGAGTATCGCACCGATGGGGTTAGTTCAAATAAATGTCCAACTCATTCCAACGGTATTGAACCAAATTAATCTCTCAATCTCATCGATAAAAAATcgctaattttaattttttcgatgtaaattctttcattcttttgtaTTAGCTGATTGGAACGACGTTGACATATTTGATTATCCTTTGCCAGTTTCACTCGTCAGAGACTGtctaataaaatttgaatacaaaaGGAAGACTACGTGGGAAAAATTCGATTATGAGTGGACTCGTACAGAAGCTTTTGATAAGAGGATTTCATTGCAAGACCGTTCACCGCAagtattttttgttggttttatgTATTTCTTTCGGACGTATACTTGCGAGCGTATCCGCCACATATACTTGGCGTTGCTTGTATAGGGAAGATCATAACCTACTCTAAACACGGCGGCTGCACCGAGTCACGTGATGATCgttatcattaaaaaaaaatcaaatcttttctttcggcaatttgatgatttttaaatgtctCGTTTTCCTACTActagatggcgtgaaagaatCAAGTTGTAAATCTCACCACTAGATGGCGAAGCCCCACATAAACGTCAGATTTTGTTTGCACCGAGATTCTCGTTTCGAAAATACCTCGAGGCCAAAATGTCTCGATGTTCAAAGAGTTTTTTTACGGGTAGGAGGAGGGAGGTGGTACGTGAACAGAGGGTGGCAGCTCAACAAGGTTTCCCCTATCTCTGTTGGTGAGGGGGGGTTTCGGTGTGTCGCTGGCGTCGTCACTACGAGTCGGGACGTTGATTGGAGTGGACGGTGCGCGCGTCTCGAGAGTCGGCgtccaaagaaaagaagaatcaacACACGACGACCAACTCGAAAAacgaatcaatcaaaaaccCTAAGAGATAATTAAGAGACttgatttcgtttgttttctctcaACTGGCCCAGTGCTTTTCAATTGTGTCAgtttgttgtgtgtctgtgtcgaGTTTTCCGTGTGTCTAATCAATTGAATAAGTGATTTGAAATCGTGAAGAAATCATGTGGAATGTTCCAGTGCCTGCCtagcccacacacacactctgacGTACACACCTTgttgattacacacacactaaaTAGCCTCAGAGACCATTGACCGTGCGCTGCAGCTAATAATCACCAAGGTAAcgaaacttttctcttttctgctGGTGTGTCTGCAATCAGTTGACTGAATTTCAACAGctattgatgatgatgtgtaTTGATATTGACTGGTAGCACAGTAGAGCGAATGAAAGTGTGAAGGAGGAATGTTCTGATAATTGTACATTGCCCGTGGTGGGATTGTAGTTCGTTAGTGAACTGCTGTACTAAACAcaacgagaaagagagaaaaggttttttgAAAGGGAACACACAAAGGCCCTAGAGGCAAGGTCGTCCCCTTGGGCGAGTAACTCGATTCGATTAATCGATTGCTTatcttttctctcgtttgGTCGATATAATAACATTCCACCTCCATGTGTCTTATCTGTCGCTCTAATCagcttttcgttttttcataAATCTCGTTACACAGTCCAAATGATGAAATATGATGGATggtctatttttccttttgttttattttaaataccgGACATCCTGTCTCTTGTGTGTCATCCTTTTCCActctaattcttcttcttccttttttctgattattatttctggcgttgattacaattttttgttgttttttaagcGACACCTGGCGCCCAAAAAAATACTCTGCCCATTTGATATCCCACCCCTCTCTTGTTTGAAAGTTATTCGATCCGGAACTAATTCGTTTTTGTCGACTTCCGGTGACTGGCCAACATTTTTGTTCGTTGGTCGCCTGAATGGGACAAACACGAGgagtagaaaaaagggaaaattgttTGTTCCTTCGTTCCGCTTTGACGATTtttacttcattttcttcccttttattttatttcaatccaCGGCTGAGAGATGTGTGTGATTCAAAGTAAACATTCCGGCCGGATTTTGtggaattttgttgtttgattggaGGAATGTAACTGGTGAGGCCCAGTTATATTTTTGCCTGGCCAGAAAAGTTGGTCGGTCGATGAtgcgattgttgttgttgttgttggctggatGAATCCGCTGGTTGGTAGAGAGAGATAGACGTGGCTGACGAACGGTGATTTGAACGAACGCGGTCTGCTCCGTTGTTCCCGGGagcgttttcttcttcttctagccAGTCAGCCGTGGGTTGGGGAAGGATGGAACGTGTTGTTTGCGTGCGTGTCTTGAGAGAAAAAGGGTCGATGTCCTCCACTAACCTgcacttcttttctttcttctcctaaCATCTTCCAACACAAACGGCACAGGTGTGTGTGAACCAAAGGCACCTGCGCTCCTTCTCCCGCATCACCCAAAATGCGCATTGctgttgttgacttgttgttgTGCCGCAATTATTTACCCCCCGACCGTTTGTCTTTTTCATCAGCCGTGGGGCGAGAGtcaatcaaacaatttcatcACTTTGCCCAATTCTGCAACTACGGACACTGACTGTTGACTCAAGTCCCGTACTACCACCAAAGTCAGTGGCCAGGAGAGACGAGGGGGatcaagttgttgttggagcTAATCATTTGCCAGCGGTTGGTGGCCACCACCGCGGCCGTGTGGTTTTCGGTTCTTGTGGTTTCCAAcgatcaaataataataataaaaatgggtttgaggggggagaaaaaataagaaaaagaattccaagGGTTTAATTCTGTGTGTGTTAAGGTGAACGATCTCTCTCTCCGGCTGGATTGGTTAACTGTTTTTATAGAATTCCGGTACGGCGGCTTTGGCCTTATAGACGATATTTGATATCGTCGTTAGTAAATTACCGGAGCAGGACAACACACGAACGAACCAACGGAGATAAAAATCAtatttcttctattctttgGTTAAAAGACGACATAGAAAAAGTGGAGCaacgaaaaaatcaaacacacaaagtgttttgtgtgtttggaGTTGTTTCCCCCCGCAGCTCGTCGGCCGCATTCctgacgagaagaaaaaagataatggcgagaaagatatttttttgatgGTGGTGGGGGTTATTATCTGCTTTGCCGTGCGCGATGACGTTACATGTGCCATTAAGTCGCTTATAATTGACTCTGCGCTGTGCAAAGGAGATTGGAGGCCATTGTGGGAAAACATTGGCAGGagtggaaatttaaaaaaaacattgtttcCAAGGCAACCGAGAAGACGACGGTCGTTAAGATCGCATCATCACACCTCACAGTCTCTGagccaacaacttttttcgaGTGGTGGGGGAGAGTCCCGTTTTTCTCGTCTAATTTTAGCCATCCCTCACCCTTCACCGGTGTCAGTGACGTCAGTCAAAACTTTCAAGTTCTATTTTTCTtagaagtaaataaataagagatGGAAAGATTTTCTTCCGGAAATGTTCATCCGGTTTTGTACGTCAAATGTAGggggaggaaagagagagaaaaagttgtgatgGTTTGTTTATAATATCGGGCGCTTCTGTAATGGAATTAGCCATTCAAAATGGCCGTTCTTGTAACTGGGCGAGAGGGTGTAGTAGATGTtgtgatatatatttttagaaaggtTTCCCTCTCCTGCCACCCCTCTGCTGCTACTCCTTGTGCTCCTGCTTTTACTTTGAAGAGGAGCAGACGACGACCTCTTTTGGAAAACCGGTCGGATTATTATAATaacacggcagcagcagcccccacCGAATGGAATGCCAGTAGCAGCCGGGgccccgaaaaaaataaagtccaaCTGTGGAAAAACTCCTCTTGAGTTACAGACAAGGAGCCCACAAAGAGGAGGAACTTTTCTTCTGGTTTCTGTCAggatttttcgtttccttttcttgacGGTCGGAGATCGATgattgtctttctttcttcttttttatttctttgtgtgtCAGTTTTTACACAAACAGACGGACACACGCGCGTCGTGGATTGTTCAAGGGGCTAATCTTATTGGGGTGACTCTTTTTTGCTTGTCGCATTTGACCGTTTTGTGGGTTCTCCTTTTTGCAACGGAGTAAAATCACAACTATCCGCATTCCGCCGGCTCTTTCAATcaaaccgaaaaataaaataaaaagtttctatttattttctggtggggaaaatagaaaaatatgagAGAAGCGCCTCTGGCGGCGTGACACGGGCTGCGGTGGGAAAAAGGTGAGGCTCCACGACGACCTTCACAGATATCTTCCgatcgtcttttgttttcttcttgtgattCATTTTTCCCGAATTTTTCCTAGTCGGCGGTGCCAAATGTGCACGcctcgtcttcgtcgtcgggTGTCGTCATTTTCAATCCCGAAAAAGGTTTCGTCGATGTGTCACGGGCCGCATGACAttggcattttcttctttcctttgtgGGCACCAcccgtttcttcttttatttctctccagCTGGCAAGTGAAGGGGTTTGTTGGCCATCTAGCGGGCAACTTttcatttcccaaaaaaagagttgaagaaaaagaagaaaatgccgACACGACACGACTGCCGTGATATTTGAGATGAAATTGGCCGGTGGACGGTGGCGCCAGGTGGCTGAAACCCAATGGCTGCGCttaattctctttctttctttcttcttttggcacaGGTAAAactcgagaaaaagaaagaagaaaaggtgatGACGACTAGGAGAGAGGAATGTTCCACAACAACATGGCCGGTGTACTGGAGAGAAgggccttttcttttctcaatggAACTCGATCCGGCCCTTTTTGTCTCTTCATTTTCGCCAGAATCTTGTCCTTGTTGTTGGATGCAACGGGGggtagttgttgttggtgctgGCCACAGTTTCGAATGTCGCAGAGTAACCCGATactgtttttttcctctttaaaACTCTGCGGggaaaattgaatattgatgAGATGATGGACCAATTATTAcccgacaaaaaaatgaaaagtccaacatttttagaaaatcaaGCGGACAATGAACTGGGCCGGCTGTGAATGTTTTCCTTGCGGAACGGATGAATAGCCAAAAATaaatctcttcttctattcttttgttgttgaagtgAGAAACAAAATTCCCTTTCACCGATTTGTCGGTTTTTCGTGAGAAATTTCGGTGGTGCGGGACTCATCCGCACACACTTCTTTGTGCCGCAGCAATGGCGGccaaagcagaaaaaaacagttttgtgtttttctggGCCACTGTTAATCAAAATTGAGAAGGAATGGAAGTCAGGAATGACGAACGGGATATGCTAAGCTGCAGGCGATACATTTCTCCGTTCATTCTTGGTCGTGTCACATCTGTTTTCTCATTCACTCTAAatattcatctttttctttctttctttatgcGTTTATTTTTCAGGTGGAAAACAGGTTTGCCCGTCGATGAGTTTCCAACGGCGGCCCAGATAATCAAACAACCCAGCCAACAACCCCCCCTccgccaacaacaactcaaTTCTTCCCaaaactgttgttgtttgttgttcctGTCCATGCGTGATTGACGTCCACCCGTGGgaccctctttttttttggaaatcaaGAAATTCCCGAGATGCCTGGAACGCTGGACGAGGTCAACTGTTGCGTGTCTCCCACGCCAACGGGTTCTTCCGGTCTGTCGTCGCCTCCTCCGCCCGCCTCGTCCCTATCGCCCCAGCACCTCCAGTCTCACCAGGACTCGCTCAACAATTCGCAATCGTCGCGCGAGTTCAAAGATTACAACGGCATCCGCAGCTGGGGATCGCGCAACAACAATTCGCGATCCAGCAGCGCCCTGGACAGGCATAGCGAATCCAGCGAGAGTCTCGACAATCATTCGACCTGCAGCGCCAATGGCGGCCGACAGGTACATTTCCACACAGTCAAATCTAATTTAATTGGTGGAAGAAgaatgtttatatttttttttttaaattccggccggaattaAAAGATGCAGGATTTCATTGGTTCGTCCGAGTACATTCCGACCCGTTCGACCAAAACCGCGCCCAAAGTGGCCTACAATCCCATGCAGTTTGTCAAGACTGGGCCGACCAAATTGGCCAAAACGGCCCAGGAGCAGCTCAAGAAAGCGGAAGAAGTCAAAAAGGTCCGCGAGACGAAAAAGGACGACGCCGAGGATTGGCAATcggtaaattcattttttttccaaattcatttaaatagtttattaatttatatttccGGATTTGATAGAATTTGGAAGGATGGAAGTCGAGTCGGCGGAAGCGACAGGAGCACGTAATTGAGCGAGTCACCGAAGTCAAGCGGATGGAACAAGAGGAAGCGCTAAAAGCCTCTGAAGCTGCCACCAAACGGCTCATCAATATCCGGtagaattcaaaattcaattttaaatgaaattaaaattaaaatttcaattttttaaaaaagggagaaacgtGGGAAATTGTCGGCGTTGTATTCGGTGGAGGACAACGACGAGATTGAATTCCTTTCGAATTCAGACGAATGTGGAACGACGACGGTGGCATCCGGCGATCCGGTTGATTCTTCGCCCGACTCGTCCGTCTTCAACGGAGACACCAGtcaggtatttttattttaaattcacctttaatttattcacgaaattttctttcaatttattgCGCAACAACCGCCGTCACCACACTGAAATGTGATTGTTGTCTGCCTGTGTGTGGCTTTGCGGTTTTCCGGTGAGagattcatttgattttttcttcttttcaactcGGTTGCGATCCATTTCCCATGAGCGCAGAATTCGGCAACCGAACAGGCGGCGTCGATCACGAACACGGTAACGACGACGCCCAGTGACCTGGGATCGCATCAGGGTGATGAGTACACGTACGAGAAATCCATCGAAGATTACGTCAAATTCTCCACTTCGGCTCTGtcgaaacaacaacaggaaacGAGGAGCACCAGCAGTCGAACAACATGGACGAAATCGTCCAGGTGAGTTTCTTTTCCCAGTCAGGCCGGGCCGGGCCATAAAGGGCAGGTCGTAAAAACCGCAGCAACGAGTCGAGTTCTTCTCCACTTTACGACTGCCattcgggttgttgttgttgttatctgCTTGTGGCCGTCGtcttatcaaatcaaaagcaCTCACTCATCCTCCTCCTATTCTTAACTTTAATCGTGTTTGTTCCTTTTTGGCTTATGGCAGGATGGAGCAGGAGGAGCAGAGGGTGGAGGTCGTCGTGAAACGACAGGAGGCCACCAAGGTGGACCAACAGCCCCCCCAGGCGTCCGACAGGAATAATAAACCCACCGGTAAATATTTGGCTGGCACAACCAAcgcccatttttattttatgctaatcAACCATGCAGCAAATATTGACCTTTTTCGGGCAGATAACGCCGCCGCCGATTTGGTCATGGTGAAGCGACGCTCCGTTTTCGAACGGGACCATTTCACCACGGCGCCGGATGTGGATAAGGCCAGCATTACGGCCGCCAATCGTCGATCGGGTGAATTCTCGTCCACCTTCAAGAACCGATTGTCCACTTTCGAGTCGACGgaagcggctgctgctgccgctgtcAAAACAGACGCCGTTGTGGCGCCACCGCCGAGTCGGGTGACGCCGGATCGAGATCCGCATTTCAAGAACAAATTGGCCAATTTCCATAAAGTGGAAGAAACTGCCGCCACCGCTCCGGCCAGTCATGCCCTTCCGCCTCCACCCGCTGAGGCCGATGAGACCCACACCAACAAACCCAATTTCAAAGCCAAATTGGCCGCATTCCGCCAGGTGGAAGAAAAGGCCAAATCAGCCCCGCCGCcaccaacgacgacgacgatggcggCTGTCAAAATGAACAACAAACCGGCCGTTGCGGCTAATAAACCCGTGATTCCGGCAGTCAAACCACCGTCTATACTCCGCACTGCCCAGGTGCCTCAACAACAGAAAGCCAAGAGCATCGAACCCATCCAGCCGGAACCGATTTACGCCAATTCATCGGTTGCCATGGccggatcttcttcttcctccacttCCGGACATCAACGAGTGGTGGTGGATGCCCAACCGTCTTACCCTTCGTCAGGTCCGCCTGCGGGTGCCGGCGATGCGGAATCTTATTCCGACTGCACGGAAGACGAAGGCATCCGCTCCTTGTCGCCCCACGGCACTCCGTCACCCACGTCGCCCACACCCAATGGAATGGAACCGCCTGAGCCTTTGCCTCCGCCTCTTCCGTCTCATCCGCCCATCGGCTATTCTCCCTACAGCTTCCAgaatcagcagcaacaacggTATCAAATCCATGGATAAATTTCATAATTCCGTTTGATTGTGTTAAAATGTTGAATCTGAATTTCTAGTGAACCGGAACCTGTTGCCGGAATTGCCGACTCTCCATCGCCCAGTTCGCCTCAATTGGCTTGGCCTGCAGGCAATGCGGAGGTACAGTTTGAAATCTCCTGAAATACAGGGAGGTTATATAGCATGTCGGCAGTGGGTAGAGCCGCTagtctttttcatttaattttcttatttagttttggccaaatttttttttgtttttttcctctcccaCGTCTTCACTTTTTTTGGGGTGACTCTTCCGGGGCTCTTGGAGCGGAAATTCCCTTTCCTAATTTTCCagcacctcctcctcctctgttttttccttccctatccttaaaattttttagtcaagataattttttgtttgtttattttatttgagtttttcatttaatttctttttttgtttttatttcgatttttcctttcccccccccctctcacCTGGTATCCGGCCTTTTTCCTTCCCTCCCACCCTACCccgtttgtgttgttgttgttgtttgggggtcgggttgttgttgttgtgggtgAAGGCTGTTGTATGGGACGATTGGGTGGTAGACTTGGGGTCGGCGGTTCAGAACGCGGCTCCTCCTTCCGAGAaaccccctcctccccccatCTCGAATCCTCCGACTGAGACTCCGATTGTTGTCCATCATCAATCGACTTCGACTACTTCCACTACTCCTTCCACTACTACTTGCCATTCTGCTACTACTTGTGCGAAACTCACTTCCGGCCATCCACAGGTAATCCAGTCATCAcatttttagacttttttcttttcttctttctctttgaaacaaacaaaaaacggggAGGGAACCGACCACAcatggacaaaaaaaatatcattttttttaatttttcttattcaggGGGAGTTGTCTTTCCCacccttttattatttttttgttgtagatttgtgaatatttttttcctggttgTGTGTTTCCAActtcctattattattttatcgaTTTTATAATTGaccctttcatttttttgcctGTTAGTTTTATTAGAATTTCACGGTCGATTTCactttggccatttttttgttgttgtttctttttgggggttttgcGGCTTTTTCTCTgatagtttttagtttttcccaccacacacaattttttaaaatgtttggttGCCTTTTTATTCTCGCGGTTCGTTGCACTTTTTGTGTTTGGTAGAATTCGATGCCGGAcaatgtccttttttatttagtacCGCCATTCATTTCTAATTCTAAActaaaagttgttttctaaTTCGATTGTCTTTCGCAAAACAATGGACAAACACCCACCGACACATTTGTGTAGCTCCGCCGCAATGAAAAGACGATGGAACCCGCCGGATTGCGACAGGAATTGCGCAAAAGGCGATCGGATTTCCTTGGATTCGACGTCAACGCCATGGAGGAcggtaattgaattttaattgaatttaaattgaaaaaaaattgaattttcggATTGAATTTTTAGATGCCAAGGAACTGGCGGATGCGATCCCTCCACCGCCCGATTTGAAGACGCTCCTGCGCAACTCGTCGACGGATTACAGGGCGTCCGAGTTTGGCCTGGCCGAATGGCAACCGCCGTCGCCTCCGCACGAGGAGGAGCTGGCCCGCAAGGAGCGCGAGATCATCGAAACGctggaaaaggaagaaaacgaaCGGACCGTTCGTTCAGCATCCGCCGGATTGCACAACAGGAGCCAAGACGAGCACGGAATCGAGTACGAAATGACGGCCGAGATTGACCAATTGGCTCGCGAGTGGCAGACGGGCTCCAGCATCCGCAGAGCGTCTACCAAATTCCAGCCGCACCAGCAGGAGTCGCTCATCCGCCCGGAAGGAGAAGTGAAACAGCAACTCCACGTCGAAGTCAACCACCGACAACCACATTTGCCAGcaccgcaacaacagcaacaacaccaacagcaGTCGATATTGGTGTCGCCTTCGTtatcttcgtcgtcgtcatccgcTGGCGCCGTCAAGCAAGTCTCTCCCCAGCCAATCCATCCGCAACAGTCGCAACTGTCGCCCCCCAAACCGTCACGACTCAGTGCGGCTCCTAAGCCGAAACTGCACGACGGTGAGGCCTGGATGGCCAAGCGTAAAGTGGCGTCCGAGGGCGGCGTTGCCGGAGCAACAGCAACGGCCGGAGCTGGAGCTGCTGCCGGACGTAAGGATATGAAAGACGTTTCGCGTCATTGGCTCATCCAGGAGGCGGAACAGAGGCGCATTGATGCCATGCAGGAGCGACAACGCAACTATTCGCCATTGTCGTCCTCGTCTTCCCTGCAATTAACTCCGCCCGTACGTCCGATGGCCCATCCGGCCACCACGCAGAGCCCGCCGGCTCCTTCCGCCGTCCAGCCGTCGtccatcaacaacaatttgATGGCGGGGACGGCCGACGGAAGTCACTGGATGTCACGTTCGTCATCTTCGACTTCGATGGATAAAATGTCGGAATTGCGGCTGCTGGGCCCCAACAGCAAAGGCGGAATGGATCACTCGTTCCGCTCGACGTCCAGTCTCGGCTCCTCGCCCACTCCTCGTCCGCTCTACGCCAATCAGGAGGAGATTTTGGAGTACGCGGATTTCACGGGAGCTCCGCACACGGCCCCACCCGTCTGGCAGGTCCGCTCTCTTGTGTCTTCCGGTTCGATGGATCAGCTGCAGAGCatccatcaccatcaccaccaccacctcggTAGCATCCAGTCGCCGCCGTCCAGGCCGGCCAAGAGCCAGTCGCAAACGCTTCCGTCggcttcttcctcttccgccATGCAGCAATTCAGCGGCAACGCCGCCCAGACCCAACCGTCGTGGAGGTCCACTCATCCGCCCGGTGAGACGGACAAGGAACCCATCGCCCCACTTCCGCATTCGGTACGTCATTTTGGGTCCAATTTGTTATTTGtcgattgatttttaattcatttaataaaatcaGGTGATTACGACATTGACGCAGCGGATGACGCagaggagcaacaacaacaacaacaatgccAATTACGGGGACTATATGAACGTGCAGGAAGCGACAGttgctcaacaacaacaacagcagt containing:
- the LOC124198484 gene encoding MAP7 domain-containing protein 1-like isoform X8, translating into MPGTLDEVNCCVSPTPTGSSGLSSPPPPASSLSPQHLQSHQDSLNNSQSSREFKDYNGIRSWGSRNNNSRSSSALDRHSESSESLDNHSTCSANGGRQDFIGSSEYIPTRSTKTAPKVAYNPMQFVKTGPTKLAKTAQEQLKKAEEVKKVRETKKDDAEDWQSNLEGWKSSRRKRQEHVIERVTEVKRMEQEEALKASEAATKRLINIREKRGKLSALYSVEDNDEIEFLSNSDECGTTTVASGDPVDSSPDSSVFNGDTSQNSATEQAASITNTVTTTPSDLGSHQGDEYTYEKSIEDYVKFSTSALSKQQQETRSTSSRTTWTKSSRMEQEEQRVEVVVKRQEATKVDQQPPQASDRNNKPTDNAAADLVMVKRRSVFERDHFTTAPDVDKASITAANRRSGEFSSTFKNRLSTFESTEAAAAAAVKTDAVVAPPPSRVTPDRDPHFKNKLANFHKVEETAATAPASHALPPPPAEADETHTNKPNFKAKLAAFRQVEEKAKSAPPPPTTTTMAAVKMNNKPAVAANKPVIPAVKPPSILRTAQVPQQQKAKSIEPIQPEPIYANSSVAMAGSSSSSTSGHQRVVVDAQPSYPSSGPPAGAGDAESYSDCTEDEGIRSLSPHGTPSPTSPTPNGMEPPEPLPPPLPSHPPIGYSPYSFQNQQQQREPEPVAGIADSPSPSSPQLAWPAGNAELRRNEKTMEPAGLRQELRKRRSDFLGFDVNAMEDDAKELADAIPPPPDLKTLLRNSSTDYRASEFGLAEWQPPSPPHEEELARKEREIIETLEKEENERTVRSASAGLHNRSQDEHGIEYEMTAEIDQLAREWQTGSSIRRASTKFQPHQQESLIRPEGEVKQQLHVEVNHRQPHLPAPQQQQQHQQQSILVSPSLSSSSSSAGAVKQVSPQPIHPQQSQLSPPKPSRLSAAPKPKLHDGEAWMAKRKVASEGGVAGATATAGAGAAAGRKDMKDVSRHWLIQEAEQRRIDAMQERQRNYSPLSSSSSLQLTPPVRPMAHPATTQSPPAPSAVQPSSINNNLMAGTADGSHWMSRSSSSTSMDKMSELRLLGPNSKGGMDHSFRSTSSLGSSPTPRPLYANQEEILEYADFTGAPHTAPPVWQVRSLVSSGSMDQLQSIHHHHHHHLGSIQSPPSRPAKSQSQTLPSASSSSAMQQFSGNAAQTQPSWRSTHPPGETDKEPIAPLPHSVITTLTQRMTQRSNNNNNNANYGDYMNVQEATVAQQQQQQSAVGSTTRAGPQVPAQRPANYRHPSVVGPSHSAPVQSSAGVHQSQNNNDRMLSVSGKKKCSLCQEELGRGAAMIIESLRLFYHINCFRCCVCGIALGNGTAGTDVRVRNNNLHCHDCYSNDDGLKFSKV